The Microplitis demolitor isolate Queensland-Clemson2020A chromosome 8, iyMicDemo2.1a, whole genome shotgun sequence genome has a segment encoding these proteins:
- the LOC103576700 gene encoding RNA-binding protein Pasilla isoform X5: MAADSGMETCPSPEIADSRKRPLDCDAENGATKRSHYGTAGGDGMYHLKVLVPGVAAGAIIGKGGETIAQLQKDTDARVKMSKARDFYPGTSERVCLITGSVDSIMAVMDFIMEKIREKPDLTSKITVDFDSGKATAERDKQVKILVPNSTAGMIIGKAGNYIKQIKEDSGSYVQISQKAKDLSLQERCITVIGEKENNRSALLMILAKIADDPQSGTCLNVSYADVSGPVANYNPTGSPYAQAPGTAPTYTTPAGLNTVSLLNGAGLSLNLNLGAAITAGTAPVTTQLLEHIKLNLRSTGFSDAAATEILTAIATLAKYNILGMGIGMPSSVSYLGNPIDTTTSANGSNNNGGVFGPIGTVPTLGSTSPTPRNTLERYEAFDPFRQNNTAAGAIHLNNNSFGLGTNQLSLLVGILDYYN; this comes from the exons ATGGCTGCTGACTCGGGAATGGAGACGTGTCCCTCCCCAGAAATCGCGGACTCCAGGAAAAGGCCTCTTGACTGCGACGCGGAGAACGGAGCCACCAAGAGGTCACACTACGGAAcag CAGGAGGAGATGGAATGTATCATCTTAAAGTACTTGTCCCGGGAGTGGCTGCTGGGGCTATCATCGGCAAAGGCGGTGAAACAATCGCCCAGCTACAAAAAGACACAGATGCAAGGGTTAAAATGTCAAAAGCCCGAGATTTTTATCCAG GTACCTCGGAACGTGTGTGTCTGATAACTGGAAGTGTTGATTCCATAATGGCTGTAATGGATtttataatggaaaaaattcgCGAAAAACCAGATTTAACGTCCAAGATAACAGTGGACTTTGACTCTGGTAAAGCAACGGCAGAGAGAGACAAACAG GTAAAGATACTGGTACCAAATAGCACGGCAGGAATGATAATTGGCAAGGCAGggaattatataaaacaaataaaagaagaTTCAGGATCGTACGTACAGATAAGTCAGAAGGCTAAAGACTTATCGCTCCAAGAACGCTGTATTACTGTAATTggagaaaaagaaaacaatcGTAGCGCATTACTTATGATACTAGCTAAAATTGCCGACGATCCACAAAGCGGCACGTGCCTAAACGTCAGTTATGCTGACGTAAGCGGTCCAGTAGCCAATTATAATCCTACAGGCAGCCCCTACGCCCAGGCACCTGGGACCGCACCCACATACACAACTCCAGCTGGCCTCAATACCG tgAGTCTCTTGAACGGCGCTGGTTTAAGTTTAAACTTGAACTTAGGCGCTGCAATAACCGCCGGCACGGCACCCGTAACTACTCAACTTCTTGAgcatattaaattaaatttgagaaGTACGGGTTTCTCCGACGCGGCGGCAACTGAAATTCTCACGGCGATTGCTACGCTAGCCAAATACAATATCCTGGGTATGGGTATTGGAATGCCATCGAGTGTGAGTTACCTGGGTAATCCAATAGACACCACAACATCAGCTAATGGGTCAAACAACAATGGAGGAGTATTTGGTCCGATTGGTACGGTACCGACACTTGGATCCACATCACCAACACCAAGGAATACACTAGAGAGATACGAGGCGTTCGATCCATTTCGACAGAACAACACTGCTGCTGGTGCCATTCATCTGAACAACAACTCATTCGGATTGGGCACAAACCAATTGTCACTC CTCGTTGGTATATTAGATTATTACAACTAG
- the LOC103576700 gene encoding RNA-binding protein Pasilla isoform X2, with protein MAADSGMETCPSPEIADSRKRPLDCDAENGATKRSHYGTGGDGMYHLKVLVPGVAAGAIIGKGGETIAQLQKDTDARVKMSKARDFYPGTSERVCLITGSVDSIMAVMDFIMEKIREKPDLTSKITVDFDSGKATAERDKQVKILVPNSTAGMIIGKAGNYIKQIKEDSGSYVQISQKAKDLSLQERCITVIGEKENNRSALLMILAKIADDPQSGTCLNVSYADVSGPVANYNPTGSPYAQAPGTAPTYTTPAGLNTVSLLNGAGLSLNLNLGAAITAGTAPVTTQLLEHIKLNLRSTGFSDAAATEILTAIATLAKYNILGMGIGMPSSVSYLGNPIDTTTSANGSNNNGGVFGPIGTVPTLGSTSPTPRNTLERYEAFDPFRQNNTAAGAIHLNNNSFGLGTNQLSLVSKSPTQVDTNSKETKKVDIEIPEVIVGAILGPGGRALIEIQQLSGANIQISKKGMFAPGTRNRIVTITGFPNAIGIAQYLIEQRINEEEAKRARHNVIAGMIH; from the exons ATGGCTGCTGACTCGGGAATGGAGACGTGTCCCTCCCCAGAAATCGCGGACTCCAGGAAAAGGCCTCTTGACTGCGACGCGGAGAACGGAGCCACCAAGAGGTCACACTACGGAAcag GAGGAGATGGAATGTATCATCTTAAAGTACTTGTCCCGGGAGTGGCTGCTGGGGCTATCATCGGCAAAGGCGGTGAAACAATCGCCCAGCTACAAAAAGACACAGATGCAAGGGTTAAAATGTCAAAAGCCCGAGATTTTTATCCAG GTACCTCGGAACGTGTGTGTCTGATAACTGGAAGTGTTGATTCCATAATGGCTGTAATGGATtttataatggaaaaaattcgCGAAAAACCAGATTTAACGTCCAAGATAACAGTGGACTTTGACTCTGGTAAAGCAACGGCAGAGAGAGACAAACAG GTAAAGATACTGGTACCAAATAGCACGGCAGGAATGATAATTGGCAAGGCAGggaattatataaaacaaataaaagaagaTTCAGGATCGTACGTACAGATAAGTCAGAAGGCTAAAGACTTATCGCTCCAAGAACGCTGTATTACTGTAATTggagaaaaagaaaacaatcGTAGCGCATTACTTATGATACTAGCTAAAATTGCCGACGATCCACAAAGCGGCACGTGCCTAAACGTCAGTTATGCTGACGTAAGCGGTCCAGTAGCCAATTATAATCCTACAGGCAGCCCCTACGCCCAGGCACCTGGGACCGCACCCACATACACAACTCCAGCTGGCCTCAATACCG tgAGTCTCTTGAACGGCGCTGGTTTAAGTTTAAACTTGAACTTAGGCGCTGCAATAACCGCCGGCACGGCACCCGTAACTACTCAACTTCTTGAgcatattaaattaaatttgagaaGTACGGGTTTCTCCGACGCGGCGGCAACTGAAATTCTCACGGCGATTGCTACGCTAGCCAAATACAATATCCTGGGTATGGGTATTGGAATGCCATCGAGTGTGAGTTACCTGGGTAATCCAATAGACACCACAACATCAGCTAATGGGTCAAACAACAATGGAGGAGTATTTGGTCCGATTGGTACGGTACCGACACTTGGATCCACATCACCAACACCAAGGAATACACTAGAGAGATACGAGGCGTTCGATCCATTTCGACAGAACAACACTGCTGCTGGTGCCATTCATCTGAACAACAACTCATTCGGATTGGGCACAAACCAATTGTCACTCGTAAGTAAGAGTCCTACTCAGGTAGACACCAACAGCAAGGAGACCAAGAAAGTAGATATAGAAATTCCAGAGGTTATAGTGGGAGCTATACTGGGACCCGGTGGTCGCGCCCTCATTGAGATTCAACAGCTAAGTGGTGCCAACATTCAGATATCTAAGAAGGGTATGTTCGCGCCCGGTACGAGGAACCGCATTGTCACTATCACGGGTTTTCCAAATGCTATCGGGATCGCTCAATACTTGATCGAGCAACGGATCAACGAGGAAGAAGCTAAAAGAGCGCGTCACAATGTCATTGCCGGCATGATCCATTGA
- the LOC103576700 gene encoding RNA-binding protein Pasilla isoform X1 has product MAADSGMETCPSPEIADSRKRPLDCDAENGATKRSHYGTAGGDGMYHLKVLVPGVAAGAIIGKGGETIAQLQKDTDARVKMSKARDFYPGTSERVCLITGSVDSIMAVMDFIMEKIREKPDLTSKITVDFDSGKATAERDKQVKILVPNSTAGMIIGKAGNYIKQIKEDSGSYVQISQKAKDLSLQERCITVIGEKENNRSALLMILAKIADDPQSGTCLNVSYADVSGPVANYNPTGSPYAQAPGTAPTYTTPAGLNTVSLLNGAGLSLNLNLGAAITAGTAPVTTQLLEHIKLNLRSTGFSDAAATEILTAIATLAKYNILGMGIGMPSSVSYLGNPIDTTTSANGSNNNGGVFGPIGTVPTLGSTSPTPRNTLERYEAFDPFRQNNTAAGAIHLNNNSFGLGTNQLSLVSKSPTQVDTNSKETKKVDIEIPEVIVGAILGPGGRALIEIQQLSGANIQISKKGMFAPGTRNRIVTITGFPNAIGIAQYLIEQRINEEEAKRARHNVIAGMIH; this is encoded by the exons ATGGCTGCTGACTCGGGAATGGAGACGTGTCCCTCCCCAGAAATCGCGGACTCCAGGAAAAGGCCTCTTGACTGCGACGCGGAGAACGGAGCCACCAAGAGGTCACACTACGGAAcag CAGGAGGAGATGGAATGTATCATCTTAAAGTACTTGTCCCGGGAGTGGCTGCTGGGGCTATCATCGGCAAAGGCGGTGAAACAATCGCCCAGCTACAAAAAGACACAGATGCAAGGGTTAAAATGTCAAAAGCCCGAGATTTTTATCCAG GTACCTCGGAACGTGTGTGTCTGATAACTGGAAGTGTTGATTCCATAATGGCTGTAATGGATtttataatggaaaaaattcgCGAAAAACCAGATTTAACGTCCAAGATAACAGTGGACTTTGACTCTGGTAAAGCAACGGCAGAGAGAGACAAACAG GTAAAGATACTGGTACCAAATAGCACGGCAGGAATGATAATTGGCAAGGCAGggaattatataaaacaaataaaagaagaTTCAGGATCGTACGTACAGATAAGTCAGAAGGCTAAAGACTTATCGCTCCAAGAACGCTGTATTACTGTAATTggagaaaaagaaaacaatcGTAGCGCATTACTTATGATACTAGCTAAAATTGCCGACGATCCACAAAGCGGCACGTGCCTAAACGTCAGTTATGCTGACGTAAGCGGTCCAGTAGCCAATTATAATCCTACAGGCAGCCCCTACGCCCAGGCACCTGGGACCGCACCCACATACACAACTCCAGCTGGCCTCAATACCG tgAGTCTCTTGAACGGCGCTGGTTTAAGTTTAAACTTGAACTTAGGCGCTGCAATAACCGCCGGCACGGCACCCGTAACTACTCAACTTCTTGAgcatattaaattaaatttgagaaGTACGGGTTTCTCCGACGCGGCGGCAACTGAAATTCTCACGGCGATTGCTACGCTAGCCAAATACAATATCCTGGGTATGGGTATTGGAATGCCATCGAGTGTGAGTTACCTGGGTAATCCAATAGACACCACAACATCAGCTAATGGGTCAAACAACAATGGAGGAGTATTTGGTCCGATTGGTACGGTACCGACACTTGGATCCACATCACCAACACCAAGGAATACACTAGAGAGATACGAGGCGTTCGATCCATTTCGACAGAACAACACTGCTGCTGGTGCCATTCATCTGAACAACAACTCATTCGGATTGGGCACAAACCAATTGTCACTCGTAAGTAAGAGTCCTACTCAGGTAGACACCAACAGCAAGGAGACCAAGAAAGTAGATATAGAAATTCCAGAGGTTATAGTGGGAGCTATACTGGGACCCGGTGGTCGCGCCCTCATTGAGATTCAACAGCTAAGTGGTGCCAACATTCAGATATCTAAGAAGGGTATGTTCGCGCCCGGTACGAGGAACCGCATTGTCACTATCACGGGTTTTCCAAATGCTATCGGGATCGCTCAATACTTGATCGAGCAACGGATCAACGAGGAAGAAGCTAAAAGAGCGCGTCACAATGTCATTGCCGGCATGATCCATTGA
- the LOC103576700 gene encoding RNA-binding protein Pasilla isoform X6, with protein MAADSGMETCPSPEIADSRKRPLDCDAENGATKRSHYGTAGGDGMYHLKVLVPGVAAGAIIGKGGETIAQLQKDTDARVKMSKARDFYPGTSERVCLITGSVDSIMAVMDFIMEKIREKPDLTSKITVDFDSGKATAERDKQVKILVPNSTAGMIIGKAGNYIKQIKEDSGSYVQISQKAKDLSLQERCITVIGEKENNRSALLMILAKIADDPQSGTCLNVSYADVSGPVANYNPTGSPYAQAPGTAPTYTTPAGLNTVSLLNGAGLSLNLNLGAAITAGTAPVTTQLLEHIKLNLRSTGFSDAAATEILTAIATLAKYNILGMGIGMPSSVSYLGNPIDTTTSANGSNNNGGVFGPIGTVPTLGSTSPTPRNTLERYEAFDPFRQNNTAAGAIHLNNNSFGLGTNQLSLEK; from the exons ATGGCTGCTGACTCGGGAATGGAGACGTGTCCCTCCCCAGAAATCGCGGACTCCAGGAAAAGGCCTCTTGACTGCGACGCGGAGAACGGAGCCACCAAGAGGTCACACTACGGAAcag CAGGAGGAGATGGAATGTATCATCTTAAAGTACTTGTCCCGGGAGTGGCTGCTGGGGCTATCATCGGCAAAGGCGGTGAAACAATCGCCCAGCTACAAAAAGACACAGATGCAAGGGTTAAAATGTCAAAAGCCCGAGATTTTTATCCAG GTACCTCGGAACGTGTGTGTCTGATAACTGGAAGTGTTGATTCCATAATGGCTGTAATGGATtttataatggaaaaaattcgCGAAAAACCAGATTTAACGTCCAAGATAACAGTGGACTTTGACTCTGGTAAAGCAACGGCAGAGAGAGACAAACAG GTAAAGATACTGGTACCAAATAGCACGGCAGGAATGATAATTGGCAAGGCAGggaattatataaaacaaataaaagaagaTTCAGGATCGTACGTACAGATAAGTCAGAAGGCTAAAGACTTATCGCTCCAAGAACGCTGTATTACTGTAATTggagaaaaagaaaacaatcGTAGCGCATTACTTATGATACTAGCTAAAATTGCCGACGATCCACAAAGCGGCACGTGCCTAAACGTCAGTTATGCTGACGTAAGCGGTCCAGTAGCCAATTATAATCCTACAGGCAGCCCCTACGCCCAGGCACCTGGGACCGCACCCACATACACAACTCCAGCTGGCCTCAATACCG tgAGTCTCTTGAACGGCGCTGGTTTAAGTTTAAACTTGAACTTAGGCGCTGCAATAACCGCCGGCACGGCACCCGTAACTACTCAACTTCTTGAgcatattaaattaaatttgagaaGTACGGGTTTCTCCGACGCGGCGGCAACTGAAATTCTCACGGCGATTGCTACGCTAGCCAAATACAATATCCTGGGTATGGGTATTGGAATGCCATCGAGTGTGAGTTACCTGGGTAATCCAATAGACACCACAACATCAGCTAATGGGTCAAACAACAATGGAGGAGTATTTGGTCCGATTGGTACGGTACCGACACTTGGATCCACATCACCAACACCAAGGAATACACTAGAGAGATACGAGGCGTTCGATCCATTTCGACAGAACAACACTGCTGCTGGTGCCATTCATCTGAACAACAACTCATTCGGATTGGGCACAAACCAATTGTCACTC GAAAAATAG
- the LOC103576700 gene encoding RNA-binding protein Pasilla isoform X3 — protein MRMNINAGGDGMYHLKVLVPGVAAGAIIGKGGETIAQLQKDTDARVKMSKARDFYPGTSERVCLITGSVDSIMAVMDFIMEKIREKPDLTSKITVDFDSGKATAERDKQVKILVPNSTAGMIIGKAGNYIKQIKEDSGSYVQISQKAKDLSLQERCITVIGEKENNRSALLMILAKIADDPQSGTCLNVSYADVSGPVANYNPTGSPYAQAPGTAPTYTTPAGLNTVSLLNGAGLSLNLNLGAAITAGTAPVTTQLLEHIKLNLRSTGFSDAAATEILTAIATLAKYNILGMGIGMPSSVSYLGNPIDTTTSANGSNNNGGVFGPIGTVPTLGSTSPTPRNTLERYEAFDPFRQNNTAAGAIHLNNNSFGLGTNQLSLVSKSPTQVDTNSKETKKVDIEIPEVIVGAILGPGGRALIEIQQLSGANIQISKKGMFAPGTRNRIVTITGFPNAIGIAQYLIEQRINEEEAKRARHNVIAGMIH, from the exons ATGCGAATGAATATCAATG CAGGAGGAGATGGAATGTATCATCTTAAAGTACTTGTCCCGGGAGTGGCTGCTGGGGCTATCATCGGCAAAGGCGGTGAAACAATCGCCCAGCTACAAAAAGACACAGATGCAAGGGTTAAAATGTCAAAAGCCCGAGATTTTTATCCAG GTACCTCGGAACGTGTGTGTCTGATAACTGGAAGTGTTGATTCCATAATGGCTGTAATGGATtttataatggaaaaaattcgCGAAAAACCAGATTTAACGTCCAAGATAACAGTGGACTTTGACTCTGGTAAAGCAACGGCAGAGAGAGACAAACAG GTAAAGATACTGGTACCAAATAGCACGGCAGGAATGATAATTGGCAAGGCAGggaattatataaaacaaataaaagaagaTTCAGGATCGTACGTACAGATAAGTCAGAAGGCTAAAGACTTATCGCTCCAAGAACGCTGTATTACTGTAATTggagaaaaagaaaacaatcGTAGCGCATTACTTATGATACTAGCTAAAATTGCCGACGATCCACAAAGCGGCACGTGCCTAAACGTCAGTTATGCTGACGTAAGCGGTCCAGTAGCCAATTATAATCCTACAGGCAGCCCCTACGCCCAGGCACCTGGGACCGCACCCACATACACAACTCCAGCTGGCCTCAATACCG tgAGTCTCTTGAACGGCGCTGGTTTAAGTTTAAACTTGAACTTAGGCGCTGCAATAACCGCCGGCACGGCACCCGTAACTACTCAACTTCTTGAgcatattaaattaaatttgagaaGTACGGGTTTCTCCGACGCGGCGGCAACTGAAATTCTCACGGCGATTGCTACGCTAGCCAAATACAATATCCTGGGTATGGGTATTGGAATGCCATCGAGTGTGAGTTACCTGGGTAATCCAATAGACACCACAACATCAGCTAATGGGTCAAACAACAATGGAGGAGTATTTGGTCCGATTGGTACGGTACCGACACTTGGATCCACATCACCAACACCAAGGAATACACTAGAGAGATACGAGGCGTTCGATCCATTTCGACAGAACAACACTGCTGCTGGTGCCATTCATCTGAACAACAACTCATTCGGATTGGGCACAAACCAATTGTCACTCGTAAGTAAGAGTCCTACTCAGGTAGACACCAACAGCAAGGAGACCAAGAAAGTAGATATAGAAATTCCAGAGGTTATAGTGGGAGCTATACTGGGACCCGGTGGTCGCGCCCTCATTGAGATTCAACAGCTAAGTGGTGCCAACATTCAGATATCTAAGAAGGGTATGTTCGCGCCCGGTACGAGGAACCGCATTGTCACTATCACGGGTTTTCCAAATGCTATCGGGATCGCTCAATACTTGATCGAGCAACGGATCAACGAGGAAGAAGCTAAAAGAGCGCGTCACAATGTCATTGCCGGCATGATCCATTGA
- the LOC103576700 gene encoding RNA-binding protein Pasilla isoform X4: protein MRMNINGGDGMYHLKVLVPGVAAGAIIGKGGETIAQLQKDTDARVKMSKARDFYPGTSERVCLITGSVDSIMAVMDFIMEKIREKPDLTSKITVDFDSGKATAERDKQVKILVPNSTAGMIIGKAGNYIKQIKEDSGSYVQISQKAKDLSLQERCITVIGEKENNRSALLMILAKIADDPQSGTCLNVSYADVSGPVANYNPTGSPYAQAPGTAPTYTTPAGLNTVSLLNGAGLSLNLNLGAAITAGTAPVTTQLLEHIKLNLRSTGFSDAAATEILTAIATLAKYNILGMGIGMPSSVSYLGNPIDTTTSANGSNNNGGVFGPIGTVPTLGSTSPTPRNTLERYEAFDPFRQNNTAAGAIHLNNNSFGLGTNQLSLVSKSPTQVDTNSKETKKVDIEIPEVIVGAILGPGGRALIEIQQLSGANIQISKKGMFAPGTRNRIVTITGFPNAIGIAQYLIEQRINEEEAKRARHNVIAGMIH, encoded by the exons ATGCGAATGAATATCAATG GAGGAGATGGAATGTATCATCTTAAAGTACTTGTCCCGGGAGTGGCTGCTGGGGCTATCATCGGCAAAGGCGGTGAAACAATCGCCCAGCTACAAAAAGACACAGATGCAAGGGTTAAAATGTCAAAAGCCCGAGATTTTTATCCAG GTACCTCGGAACGTGTGTGTCTGATAACTGGAAGTGTTGATTCCATAATGGCTGTAATGGATtttataatggaaaaaattcgCGAAAAACCAGATTTAACGTCCAAGATAACAGTGGACTTTGACTCTGGTAAAGCAACGGCAGAGAGAGACAAACAG GTAAAGATACTGGTACCAAATAGCACGGCAGGAATGATAATTGGCAAGGCAGggaattatataaaacaaataaaagaagaTTCAGGATCGTACGTACAGATAAGTCAGAAGGCTAAAGACTTATCGCTCCAAGAACGCTGTATTACTGTAATTggagaaaaagaaaacaatcGTAGCGCATTACTTATGATACTAGCTAAAATTGCCGACGATCCACAAAGCGGCACGTGCCTAAACGTCAGTTATGCTGACGTAAGCGGTCCAGTAGCCAATTATAATCCTACAGGCAGCCCCTACGCCCAGGCACCTGGGACCGCACCCACATACACAACTCCAGCTGGCCTCAATACCG tgAGTCTCTTGAACGGCGCTGGTTTAAGTTTAAACTTGAACTTAGGCGCTGCAATAACCGCCGGCACGGCACCCGTAACTACTCAACTTCTTGAgcatattaaattaaatttgagaaGTACGGGTTTCTCCGACGCGGCGGCAACTGAAATTCTCACGGCGATTGCTACGCTAGCCAAATACAATATCCTGGGTATGGGTATTGGAATGCCATCGAGTGTGAGTTACCTGGGTAATCCAATAGACACCACAACATCAGCTAATGGGTCAAACAACAATGGAGGAGTATTTGGTCCGATTGGTACGGTACCGACACTTGGATCCACATCACCAACACCAAGGAATACACTAGAGAGATACGAGGCGTTCGATCCATTTCGACAGAACAACACTGCTGCTGGTGCCATTCATCTGAACAACAACTCATTCGGATTGGGCACAAACCAATTGTCACTCGTAAGTAAGAGTCCTACTCAGGTAGACACCAACAGCAAGGAGACCAAGAAAGTAGATATAGAAATTCCAGAGGTTATAGTGGGAGCTATACTGGGACCCGGTGGTCGCGCCCTCATTGAGATTCAACAGCTAAGTGGTGCCAACATTCAGATATCTAAGAAGGGTATGTTCGCGCCCGGTACGAGGAACCGCATTGTCACTATCACGGGTTTTCCAAATGCTATCGGGATCGCTCAATACTTGATCGAGCAACGGATCAACGAGGAAGAAGCTAAAAGAGCGCGTCACAATGTCATTGCCGGCATGATCCATTGA
- the LOC103576702 gene encoding probable maleylacetoacetate isomerase 2 isoform X2 — translation MAISIPVLYSYWRSSCSWRVRIALNLKEIPYDIKPVSLVKAGGEQHCNEYREINPMEQVPALHIDNHTLIESLNIMQYLEETRPHRPLLPADPVKRARVREICEVISSGIQPLQNLVVLIYVGEERKKEWAQHWITRGFTAVEKLLSSSAGKYCVGDEITLADCCLVPQIFNARRFHVDLRPFPTILRVDRHLENHPAFTAAHPNNQPDCPPEATK, via the exons atggcaaTAAGTATT CCGGTACTGTACTCATATTGGCGGAGCTCTTGTTCATGGAGGGTGAGAATTG ctctcaatttaaaagaaattccaTATGATATAAAACCAGTAAGTTTAGTAAAAGCTGGCGGCGAGCAACATTGCAATGAATATAGAGAGATTAATCCGATGGAACAGGTTCCGGCACTTCATATTGATAATCATACGTTAATAGAATCA ttaaatATTATGCAATACTTGGAAGAAACACGACCACATCGGCCTTTACTGCCGGCAGATCCTGTTAAAAGAGCTAGAGTTAGAGAAATATGCGAAGTTATATCAAGTGGTATTCAGCCGCTACAAAATttagttgttttaatttatgtcgGGGAGGAACGTAAAAAAGAATGGGCGCAGCATTGGATTACCCGTGGATTTAcag ctgttgaaaaattactgtCGTCTAGTGCTGGTAAATATTGCGTGGGAGATGAAATAACTCTAGCAGATTGTTGCTTAGTACCgcaaatatttaatgcaaGGAGGTTTCACGTTGACCTGAGACCTTTTCCAACAATTCTCAGGGTCGATCGTCATTTAGAAAACCACCCGGCTTTTACAGCAGCTCATCCTAATAATCAGCCTGACTGTCCTCCAGAAGCGACCAAGTAG
- the LOC103576702 gene encoding probable maleylacetoacetate isomerase 2 isoform X1: MSVMGKPVLYSYWRSSCSWRVRIALNLKEIPYDIKPVSLVKAGGEQHCNEYREINPMEQVPALHIDNHTLIESLNIMQYLEETRPHRPLLPADPVKRARVREICEVISSGIQPLQNLVVLIYVGEERKKEWAQHWITRGFTAVEKLLSSSAGKYCVGDEITLADCCLVPQIFNARRFHVDLRPFPTILRVDRHLENHPAFTAAHPNNQPDCPPEATK, translated from the exons ATGTCCGTTATGGGCAAg CCGGTACTGTACTCATATTGGCGGAGCTCTTGTTCATGGAGGGTGAGAATTG ctctcaatttaaaagaaattccaTATGATATAAAACCAGTAAGTTTAGTAAAAGCTGGCGGCGAGCAACATTGCAATGAATATAGAGAGATTAATCCGATGGAACAGGTTCCGGCACTTCATATTGATAATCATACGTTAATAGAATCA ttaaatATTATGCAATACTTGGAAGAAACACGACCACATCGGCCTTTACTGCCGGCAGATCCTGTTAAAAGAGCTAGAGTTAGAGAAATATGCGAAGTTATATCAAGTGGTATTCAGCCGCTACAAAATttagttgttttaatttatgtcgGGGAGGAACGTAAAAAAGAATGGGCGCAGCATTGGATTACCCGTGGATTTAcag ctgttgaaaaattactgtCGTCTAGTGCTGGTAAATATTGCGTGGGAGATGAAATAACTCTAGCAGATTGTTGCTTAGTACCgcaaatatttaatgcaaGGAGGTTTCACGTTGACCTGAGACCTTTTCCAACAATTCTCAGGGTCGATCGTCATTTAGAAAACCACCCGGCTTTTACAGCAGCTCATCCTAATAATCAGCCTGACTGTCCTCCAGAAGCGACCAAGTAG